The following DNA comes from Cytophagales bacterium.
CTGAAGCTTAGCATCCATGAACATCTGAAAGCTAAAATCCTTTTCGTTTAACGGCCTGTAATTAAAAGCGATCACATCAGTAGTATTGTTAAATATCTCATCAACAGAAATTCCAAACCGTACAGATAGAGTTTTAATTTCGGTAAAGGTGAAAGATGTTTCTCCGCGGATTCTGCGGTATGCACTATCCTGGCTAATATCCAATATATCTGCAACTTCATCCACTAAGGCCAGGTGTACTGGCAGCTTTTCCTTAACACATTCTAAAAACCTGTTTTGTATTATTTTGGTGTCCATTATTTATAAACAGTATCTAAATATACTTTTTCCTCTTCTACTAATTTGGCAGCATATAGCATACAAGCTAAAATATCCTCTGTTTCAAGTTCGGGAAAGTTTTCAAGCAAATCACTATTATTTATACAAATTTAGTAAAATTTACTAAAACCACCTCTTTTAACAAACAAATTTTTGCAAAATACACAAATCTGCCAATCCCATTTGCAAAATCTGCCAAAAATAAGCCCTTTCCAGAAAAAGTCAGCCAATTATTAGTAAAATCTGCAAATTCCTGCAGACCACTTGCGAAAATCCGTTTTAGCGCCTGCGTACAAGCAGTTAGATTTGTCCCGAACATAAAGTTTTGTGCGAGACAAAAAAATTAAACTTTATTAAACATTTTAAATTTAAAAAATCATGAAAACAAAAAACACACCCCAGTACGGTTGTTCCAACCTACGGGGTATAGTTGTAGAAGCTCAAGGAGCCAAAACAACATCTGTAATGCGAACTTTGGTTCGCACAGTATTTATAGCATCTATGCTATTAATACTCTTAAAAAATGCTTATGCACAGCACAAAGCCACACTTGGTATATTAAACATTGATACCAAAGGCGTGCTGCACGACCCGGCTGCCATGAGCAACATGGTTCGCCTGGAGTTAGATAAAACCAATGTCTATTCAGTCATAGACAAATACGACCAGACAGACATCATTGAAAAAAATGAAGTGAACATTGCCAACTGTTATGGTAAATCATGCGTGGTGAATGTGGGTGAGCTGCTGCATGCTGGCAAAATGGTTACCGGCAGTGTGGAGCGGTTAGGTGAGAAGATCATCATTACCCTCAGATTGATTGATGTAAAATCAGCCACGGTTGAAAAAACAGATGCAACCGAATATCTGAACCTTCAGCCGGAGATCCAGAGAATGATCAGGATCTCTGTCAAGAATCTTCTGGGTATTGAAAATGACCCGACCGAGGTGAATTCTTTGGTTCATTATGAAGTGCCTGTTGTAAGCCCAAAATCTAAAATAAAAGCAAGCGGGCCAAGAATGGGGATGGCATATATAGCGGGTGATAACGGACGAAGATTACAAGCTAGTGATGAAGGTGGGCTTGATCTGCTGCCCCTTCTTACTCAAATAGGTTACCAATATGAAGTGCAGTACCTAAGTGCAGGCAATTTTCAGGCGCTGATTGAATTTTTAGGAATAATAACCGGAATGGATCAGAGCATCTTTAGGCCATCTTTATCATTTTTAAACGGATTCAGAAGCACTAAAACCGGGTGGGAAGTTGCCTTTGGCCCAGTCTTTTCGTTTGGTAAAGGAAAAGACGGATTTTTTGAAGATTACGTACCAAATAATGGAATAAAAGGTAATACAGGGGACTGGCATTCAGAGACCATCTATGATGAGAGCACTGGGACTATTACTACTTATAAAGACAACGATGTTTATGTAGACAAAAATGGTAAATCCCATAATGTAACAATTATCACTAGATTGGATGATCGGGGAACTCCTAAATTAAATAGCAGTTGGATTTGGGCTATCGGGAAAACATTCCAGTCAGGGTACTTAAATATACCTGTGAATGTGTACATAGCGCCTAGTAAATCAGGGTGGTTTAT
Coding sequences within:
- a CDS encoding DUF433 domain-containing protein, which produces MCINNSDLLENFPELETEDILACMLYAAKLVEEEKVYLDTVYK